Proteins encoded within one genomic window of Fragaria vesca subsp. vesca linkage group LG1, FraVesHawaii_1.0, whole genome shotgun sequence:
- the LOC101299534 gene encoding ABC transporter G family member 11-like translates to MEHSSSPASFPRWAPSPSPSRGLLLSPPVEDAKIKSSSAAVHDSAEDAVSLSCSSMERIFPFGIGFKSTTAAVTAYGSAVETSLEAENAHAPRKDGASATHVVELGPRENGASLTWDDLWVGVSDGKGGQKMILQGLTGFAQPGEVLAIMGPSGCGKSTLLDALGGRLSSSTQQKGKILINGHKETLAFGTSAYVTQDDTLMTTLTVTEVVYYSAQLQLPNSMSKTEKKVRAETTIKEMGLQDSMDTRIGGWGKKSLSGGQKRRVSICIEILTRPKLLFLDEPTSGLDSAASYHVMSRIIKLAHHDGMTIVASIHQPSSEVFELFQNLCLLSSGRIVYFGPASQAEEFFASNGFPCPTLRNPSDHYLRTINKDFDTDIEQGLGGKTRTEEAIDILINSYKSSSTFKQLHDQVAKICQQKRGALEKGSQANFMTQCLVLTRRSFVNMYRDLGYYWLRLFIYISLCLCVGTIYHEIDTSYDSIQDRATSLMFVAAFLTFMAIGGFPSYVEDMKIFRRERLNGHYGVAAFVVGNSFSSIPYLLMNSVIPGAIVFFLVGLQQTFDHFAYFALVLFVTLLLVESLMMIVASIVPDFLMGVITGSGILGKMLLAGGLFRKPHDLPNFFWRYPMYYIGFHKYVSQGFYKNEFEGLTFPNNQAGGSLIITGEEILKNIWEMEMSYSKWVDLAILFGMVILYRLLFFGIIKASEKVTPIIKAFMVRVTVKDNSSA, encoded by the exons ATGGAGCATTCTTCTTCTCCAGCGAGCTTTCCAAGATGGGCACCAAGTCCAAGCCCCTCAAGAGGATTGTTACTATCACCACCTGTGGAAGACGCCAAGATCAAGTCGAGTAGTGCTGCTGTTCATGACTCTGCAGAAGATGCGGTATCCTTGTCATGTTCTAGCATGGAGAGGATCTTCCCATTTGGCATTGGATTCAAAAGCACTACTGCTGCTGTTACTGCTTATGGTTCTGCTGTGGAAACGTCACTAGAAGCTGAAAATGCTCATGCCCCAAGGAAGGATGGTGCTAGTGCTACTCATGTAGTGGAGCTCGGGCCAAGAGAGAACGGTGCTTCTTTGACATGGGACGACTTGTGGGTCGGAGTAAGTGATGGGAAAGGTGGGCAGAAGATGATTTTGCAGGGGCTTACTGGGTTTGCTCAGCCCGGTGAGGTTTTGGCCATTATGGGTCCTTCTGGCTGTGGCAAATCTACCCTTTTGGATGCTTTGGGAG GAAGGCTAAGTTCAAGCACACAGCAGAAAGGGAAGATCCTAATCAATGGCCACAAAGAAACTCTTGCCTTTGGAACCTCA GCATATGTGACACAAGATGACACACTAATGACAACCTTAACAGTAACGGAAGTTGTGTACTACTCAGCTCAACTACAACTCCCTAACTCCATGTCGAAAACAGAAAAGAAGGTAAGAGCAGAGACGACAATAAAGGAAATGGGTTTGCAAGACTCCATGGACACAAGAATTGGAGGTTGGGGCAAAAAGAGCCTCAGTGGCGGGCAAAAGAGAAGAGTTAGCATCTGCATTGAGATCTTGACTCGTCCAAAGCTTCTCTTCCTTGATGAGCCTACTAGTGGACTAGACAGTGCAGCATCTTATCATGTCATGAGCCGCATTATTAAACTGGCTCACCACGATGGAATGACAATTGTTGCGTCAATTCATCAACCTAGCAGTGAAGTTTTTGAGCTTTTCCAAAATCTTTGCCTTCTCTCATCTGGTAGAATAGTCTATTTTGGCCCTGCTTCACAGGCAGAGGAG TTTTTTGCTTCAAATGGCTTTCCATGCCCAACTTTGAGAAATCCATCAGATCACTACCTGAGAACTATTAACAAGGACTTTGACACT GACATTGAACAAGGCCTTGGTGGAAAAACAAGAACAGAGGAAGCAATTGATATTCTCATAAATTCATACAAGTCTTCAAGTACATTCAAGCAACTTCATGACCAGGTTGCTAAAATTTGCCAACAG AAACGTGGAGCTCTAGAGAAGGGAAGTCAAGCCAACTTCATGACTCAATGCCTGGTTTTGACAAGGAGATCCTTTGTGAACATGTATCGCGATCTAGGCTACTACTGGCTTCGTCTTTTCATTTACATTTCCTTGTGCTTATGTGTTGGGACTATCTATCATGAAATTGACACCAGTTATGACTCGATACAG GATAGAGCAACAAGTCTGATGTTCGTTGCAGCATTCTTAACTTTCATGGCAATAGGTGGATTTCCTTCTTATGTAGAGGACATGAAG ATCTTCCGGCGAGAAAGACTAAACGGGCACTACGGTGTTGCTGCATTTGTTGTTGGAAACTCATTTTCCTCCATTCCATACTTATTGATGAACTCTGTAATTCCTGGAGCAATAGTATTTTTCCTTGTTGGCCTTCAGCAGACCTTTGACCACTTCGCCTATTTTGCATTGGTTCTGTTTGTTACTCTGCTGTTGGTTGAGAGCCTGATGATGATTGTAGCAAGCATTGTGCCAGATTTCCTCATGGGCGTTATCACAGGTTCTGGAATTCTAGGAAAGATGCTGTTGGCTGGTGGTCTCTTTCGAAAACCTCATGATCTTCCAAATTTCTTCTGGAGATATCCAATGTACTATATTGGATTTCACAAGTATGTAAGTCAAGGATTCTACAAGAATGAGTTTGAAGGACTAACATTCCCCAATAATCAAGCAGGAGGGTCACTCATCATTACTGGTGAAGAAATATTGAAGAATATTTGGGAAATGGAGATGAGTTACTCTAAGTGGGTTGATCTTGCCATTTTGTTTGGAATGGTGATTCTTTACAGGCTCTTGTTCTTTGGAATCATCAAGGCAAGTGAAAAGGTCACGCCAATTATCAAAGCTTTTATGGTTCGCGTAACAGTTAAAGATAACTCATCTGCCTAG